Proteins encoded in a region of the Fundulus heteroclitus isolate FHET01 unplaced genomic scaffold, MU-UCD_Fhet_4.1 scaffold_50, whole genome shotgun sequence genome:
- the fgfr1op2 gene encoding FGFR1 oncogene partner 2 homolog: MNCSLEKVLADAKSLVERLRNHDNAAEMLIEQTTSLNKRVEAMKQYQEEIDSLNQVARHRPRSSLVLGIQQENRQIRELQQENKELRASLEEHQSALELIMTKYREQVFRLLMASKREDPTIVTQLKEQHTTEMQAHIDKINEMALVMRKAIEVDEGRICEDEERIKQLELENSGLRELLGISREAFLFLKREDPSENTSLSPLLTSTDVSLRKS; the protein is encoded by the exons ATGAACTGTTCTTTAGAGAAGGTTCTGGCAGATGCCAAATCGTTAGTGGAGAGGCTCCGTAACCACGACAACGCGGCAGAGATGTTAATCGAACAGACAACATCCCTTAACAAGCGGGTGGAGGCCATGAAGCAG TACCAAGAGGAGATCGATTCACTTAACCAGGTTGCACGGCACCGACCTCGTTCCAGTCTGGTTCTAGGAATCCAGCAGGAAAACCGTCAGATCAGGGAGctccagcaggaaaacaaag AGCTGCGAGCATCGTTGGAGGAACACCAGTCTGCACTGGAGCTCATCATGACCAAATACAGGGAGCAGGTGTTCAGGCTTCTCATGGCCAGCAAAAGGGAGGACCCTACCATCGTCACCCAGCTAAAAGAGCAGCATACCACG GAAATGCAAGCACACATAGACAAAATAAACGAGATGGCCTTAGTGATGAGGAAGGCAATAGAGGTGGACGAAGGCCGGATATGTGAAGACGAGGAGAGGATTAAGCAGTTAGAG CTGGAGAACAGCGGACTTAGAGAGCTGCTGGGGATCAGTCGGGAGGCTTTCCTCTTTCTTAAGAGAGAAGATCCATCTGAGAACACATCGTTGTCTCCGCTGCTGACCAGCACCGACGTCAGCCTGCGCAAGAGTTAG